A portion of the Paenibacillus marchantiae genome contains these proteins:
- a CDS encoding LOG family protein produces the protein MKSIAVFCGSKEGKSAIYKEAAIELGHELARREITLIYGGAITGLMGEVADAVLEKGGRVIGVLPHFLQTREIAHKGLTELIMVDSMHERKAKMAELADGFISLPGGPGTLEEYFEIFTWGQLGLHQKPCGLLNVNQYFDPIVSMFNVMDRERFMQPNVRDMVLIDQTPEGILNQFSMYTAPPVRTYLTEKRT, from the coding sequence ATGAAATCAATCGCTGTATTCTGTGGTTCCAAAGAAGGAAAGTCTGCAATATACAAAGAGGCTGCAATAGAACTGGGTCATGAACTAGCCAGACGAGAAATCACCCTGATTTACGGAGGTGCTATTACTGGGCTCATGGGAGAAGTTGCTGATGCAGTGTTGGAAAAAGGGGGCCGTGTAATTGGAGTGCTTCCTCATTTTTTACAGACTCGTGAGATTGCGCATAAAGGTTTGACTGAACTTATTATGGTCGATTCTATGCATGAACGTAAAGCCAAAATGGCTGAATTAGCAGATGGATTTATTTCACTCCCGGGGGGGCCAGGGACGTTGGAAGAATATTTTGAGATATTTACTTGGGGCCAGCTTGGCCTGCATCAAAAGCCTTGTGGTTTATTGAATGTTAATCAGTACTTCGATCCCATTGTATCCATGTTTAATGTTATGGACCGAGAACGTTTCATGCAACCGAACGTTCGGGATATGGTCTTAATAGATCAAACTCCGGAAGGGATACTTAATCAATTTTCAATGTATACTGCTCCTCCTGTCAGAACGTATCTCACGGAAAAACGTACTTGA
- a CDS encoding MFS transporter, which produces MQTNHSVQKNKGELLLGLLVFTLIISVMNATMFNIVLPNISKQFQISSSQASWIITGYMIVYAIGSVTYGKLTDRYSLKNLLTFGLLLFASGSVIGLVASEYWMVIVGRIVQAAGASVIPAISMIVPVRYFTSERRGRALGTVAIGFSLGLAIGPIIAGVVSSTWNWRVLFVISLLSLLTLPMYRKYLDDEKGVSRKMDYIGGILLAGTIAILLLALTNGSVWLALSGIIIFIFFVLRIRYTPNPFINPAIFRNKPFSFGLIITFVMIGIGFAFPFITPQLLSSVHHLSPVFIGIVMLPSSLMAALLGRQGGKLADDKGNRFLVFTAAALLIIGFLSLSSVVGMSPVFIAIFLIFGVLGQSFMQIAMSNTVSRTLSKENIGVGMGLFSMVTFIATATSTAVIGKILDLGTSTINLNPIPQNSATFVYSNIFLTLPILIVAVAALYYVQFRRTGTMAKDEKMNSEPVT; this is translated from the coding sequence ATGCAAACCAATCATAGCGTTCAAAAAAATAAAGGAGAATTATTACTTGGTTTACTTGTCTTTACACTCATCATATCCGTCATGAATGCAACCATGTTTAATATTGTACTCCCTAATATCAGTAAACAATTTCAAATTTCTTCATCACAAGCGAGTTGGATCATCACAGGCTATATGATTGTGTACGCAATTGGCTCGGTAACTTACGGTAAATTGACAGACAGATACAGCTTGAAGAATTTATTGACGTTTGGCCTACTACTTTTTGCAAGTGGGTCTGTCATCGGCTTAGTGGCTAGTGAATATTGGATGGTCATTGTGGGGCGAATTGTACAGGCAGCTGGTGCATCAGTCATTCCGGCGATTTCTATGATTGTACCCGTTCGTTACTTTACATCTGAAAGGCGCGGTCGTGCATTAGGTACCGTTGCAATCGGATTTTCATTGGGTTTGGCCATTGGTCCGATCATTGCCGGCGTGGTAAGCAGTACATGGAACTGGAGGGTACTATTTGTAATCTCGCTTTTATCATTACTTACTTTGCCGATGTATCGGAAATATTTAGATGATGAAAAGGGAGTTTCCAGAAAAATGGATTATATTGGCGGAATACTTCTGGCCGGTACCATAGCCATTTTGTTACTGGCTTTAACAAACGGAAGTGTTTGGCTTGCCTTAAGCGGGATTATTATTTTCATTTTTTTCGTACTACGTATACGCTATACTCCAAACCCATTCATAAACCCGGCCATATTTCGAAACAAACCGTTTTCATTCGGTCTAATTATTACCTTCGTCATGATCGGGATTGGCTTTGCCTTTCCATTCATTACACCTCAGCTACTTTCTTCTGTACACCACTTGTCACCGGTTTTCATCGGAATAGTTATGTTGCCGTCGTCTTTAATGGCCGCGCTTTTGGGTCGACAAGGCGGTAAATTAGCAGATGATAAGGGAAATCGTTTCCTTGTGTTTACTGCAGCTGCACTTCTTATTATCGGTTTTCTCTCTTTGTCTTCAGTCGTTGGTATGTCGCCAGTATTTATAGCGATCTTTCTTATTTTTGGTGTTCTTGGTCAATCGTTCATGCAAATTGCAATGTCAAACACGGTTTCACGTACACTCTCAAAAGAGAATATCGGCGTAGGGATGGGATTATTCTCGATGGTCACTTTTATTGCTACGGCCACATCAACAGCTGTTATCGGCAAGATACTAGATTTGGGCACATCGACCATTAACTTAAATCCGATACCACAAAACAGTGCAACTTTCGTATATAGCAATATTTTCCTGACACTTCCCATTCTTATCGTTGCCGTAGCTGCATTATATTATGTCCAATTCAGGCGAACAGGTACAATGGCTAAGGACGAAAAGATGAATAGCGAACCAGTTACTTAG
- a CDS encoding phosphotransferase enzyme family protein — MDKKIKRLYTQDILRQSAQCFGIREDSIFELNGFQNFVYSGVIGDREVILRIAHVTHRNELLTRAELDYIMFLAERGMKVARPIQSLSGDFIHIIDESFVVTAFEKAPGRNAVIAEESNTFYENIGQMVGKIHKFSLHYSSQYSRFEWNDNALLASFKKYCPLELHDNFDRLITEVSALPKEKDTYGLIHGDISPGNYLNDGDKAIIIDYDDAEYSWFVSDIATPLLYEIPIPWVVSGDVRREIAKRYYCNFLNGYCKENTVSQSWLNKIPLFINLRQARVLAAFYRSRDFNAPDWSEWDEQARRFYYENLLNNTPYIDMDFLC, encoded by the coding sequence ATGGATAAAAAGATTAAACGACTATACACACAAGATATATTGAGACAGTCCGCGCAATGTTTTGGAATACGTGAAGACTCCATTTTCGAATTAAATGGGTTTCAAAATTTCGTTTATTCCGGGGTTATTGGAGATCGAGAAGTTATTTTAAGAATTGCCCATGTCACACATCGAAATGAATTATTAACAAGAGCGGAACTAGATTATATCATGTTCCTGGCTGAACGAGGAATGAAAGTAGCGAGGCCCATTCAGTCTTTATCCGGGGATTTTATTCATATCATTGACGAGTCCTTTGTTGTGACAGCTTTTGAGAAAGCACCCGGCAGAAATGCAGTAATAGCCGAGGAGAGCAATACGTTTTATGAGAATATCGGTCAAATGGTCGGGAAAATACATAAGTTTTCACTTCATTATTCGTCCCAATATTCACGCTTTGAATGGAATGATAATGCCCTATTAGCCTCATTCAAGAAGTACTGTCCGTTAGAATTACACGATAACTTTGATCGTTTAATTACTGAAGTTAGCGCTCTACCCAAGGAAAAAGATACGTACGGTCTTATTCATGGGGATATCAGCCCTGGAAATTATCTTAATGATGGGGACAAAGCTATTATTATTGACTATGACGATGCGGAATATAGCTGGTTTGTTTCTGATATTGCTACACCATTACTTTATGAAATTCCTATTCCGTGGGTTGTGTCTGGAGATGTAAGGAGGGAGATTGCAAAGCGTTACTATTGCAACTTTTTAAACGGCTATTGTAAGGAAAATACTGTGAGTCAAAGTTGGTTAAACAAAATCCCATTATTTATTAATCTAAGGCAAGCTAGAGTATTAGCCGCGTTCTATAGAAGCAGAGATTTTAACGCTCCTGATTGGAGCGAATGGGATGAGCAAGCCCGACGCTTCTACTATGAAAATTTGTTAAATAACACTCCCTATATTGATATGGACTTTTTGTGTTAA
- a CDS encoding YbhB/YbcL family Raf kinase inhibitor-like protein — protein sequence MNNNPFSKLPEVAIFQLESNDIMEGHPLPTQHYSEMSTLEGSKDLSPHLKWSGAPDGTKSFVVTAYDPDAPTGSGLWHWAVINIPASVTELPTGAGDEYSSGLPQGSLQLPNDLRLERFIGAAPPAGHGPHRYYFVVHALDVENISVAPNSTPALLGFTMLSHTLGRAVLMATGEIK from the coding sequence ATGAACAACAATCCATTTTCCAAATTGCCAGAAGTAGCAATCTTTCAATTGGAGAGTAATGACATTATGGAGGGACATCCTCTACCGACCCAGCATTATTCGGAGATGTCAACACTTGAGGGAAGTAAAGATCTCTCGCCCCATTTGAAGTGGTCGGGTGCACCCGACGGGACAAAGAGTTTTGTCGTAACTGCATATGATCCGGACGCCCCAACTGGATCGGGGTTGTGGCACTGGGCCGTTATCAACATCCCTGCCAGCGTAACCGAGCTACCTACAGGCGCAGGTGACGAGTATTCCAGCGGTTTGCCGCAAGGCTCCTTGCAACTACCGAATGATTTGAGACTTGAACGCTTTATCGGTGCAGCGCCTCCAGCGGGACACGGTCCGCATCGATATTATTTTGTCGTTCATGCGCTGGACGTCGAAAATATTAGTGTCGCCCCTAATTCCACGCCAGCTCTCCTTGGATTCACCATGCTGAGTCATACGCTGGGGAGAGCAGTTCTCATGGCAACAGGGGAAATCAAGTAA